In a genomic window of Diabrotica undecimpunctata isolate CICGRU chromosome 2, icDiaUnde3, whole genome shotgun sequence:
- the LOC140435195 gene encoding uncharacterized protein has protein sequence MYCAVLGCLNNNNKKSKTFSKCRFFVFPRDKQMRKVWVSKCFRQDKFNVETARICSKHFTEADYCLKEKLLGLPDKQWKLKNDAIPSLHLIKTTSAKTSPENRREERLEKRNILKNINDPMEVKQEPSDFSEEYMIQQDNIEFSLIGFPYSVKNEISEDLFKADLPNTDTNNDCDDSNTFDKVCMEVDVEDIKLEELDKPEKFIIIKNGIVIKDEIEEEVNEYEQIDIDNQFVFEDFKVEPLGGYYSDNSKKNNGGRPKKYKNEEERIAARRERDRQHRANRSAEERAKESEYKRQYRAKANENEEEARARRQRIAELRRKQRAKASTEEVLARRMRDKEYRLRRLANESEQQAQARRARAAERRRLRRAIESQEKAEERRKRATEARRLRRRLIIDSEGYLKHPKMHTGEELCDESNIE, from the exons atgtattgtgcTGTGTTGGGTtgtttaaacaataataataaaaaaagtaaaactttttcgaagtgtcgtttttttgtgtttcctagagacaaacaaatgcgtaaGGTATGGGTCTCCAAGTGTTTTCGGCaagacaaatttaatgtagaaaccgcAAGAATATgctcaaaacattttacagaagctgattattgtttaaaagaaaaactattggGATTGCCTGACAAACAGTGGAAGTTAAAAAATGATGCCATACCTTCTCTTCATTTAATAAAAACCACAAGCGCTAAAACATCGCCTGAAAATAGACGCGAAGAAAGACTGGagaaaagaaatatattaaaaaatat AAACGATCCAATGGAAGTAAAACAGGAACCTAGTGATTTTTCGGAAGAATACATGATCCAACAAGATAATATTGAATTCTCTCTTATTGGATTTCCTTATTCAGTTAAAAATGAGATATCGGAAGATTTATTTAAGGCAGATTTACCTAATACAGATACAAATAATGATTGTGATGATAGCAACACTTTCGACAAAGTTTGCATGGAAGTTGATGTTGAAGACATCAAATTAGAGGAGCTGGATAAGCccgaaaaatttataattattaaaaatg GTATAGTAATAAAAGATGAAATTGAGGAAGAGGTTAATGAATATGAGCAAATAGATATAGATAACCAATTTGTTTTTGAAGACTTTAAGGTTGAACCATTAGGAGGATATTATTCAG ATAATTCGAAGAAAAATAATGGTGGGCGCCCAAAGAAGTACAAAAACGAAGAAGAAAGAATAGCTGCTAGACGAGAACGAGATCGACAACATCGGGCAAACCGATCTGCTGAGGAACGAGCAAAGGAATCAGAATATAAACGCCAATATCGAGCAAAAGCCaatgaaaatgaagaagaagCTCGTGCAAGGCGTCAACGGATTGCAGAACTTCGCCGCAAGCAACGCGCAAAAGCCAGCACAGAAGAAGTATTGGCAAGACGCATGCGGGATAAAGAATACCGACTTCGACGGCTTGCAAATGAAAGTGAACAGCAAGCTCAAGCAAGACGAGCGCGAGCAGCCGAACGCCGGCGTCTACGGCGTGCAATTGAAAGTCAAGAGAAAGCTGAAGAAAGACGGAAGCGTGCTACTGAAGCACGTCGTTTGCGCCGGAGACTCATAATTGACAGTGAAGGTTACTTGAAACATCCGAAAATGCATACTGGTGAAGAACTCTGTGACGAGAGCAACATAGAATAG
- the LOC140435194 gene encoding uncharacterized protein, with amino-acid sequence MEVKEEPSDFSEEYMIKDNIEFSLIGFPYSVKNEISEDLFEADLPNTHTNNYFVDGNTFDKVCMEVGVEDIKLEEQNKTEKINVKNDIVIKDEIKEEFNEYGQIHIENHFVFEDFKDEPGKGYYSGNSRKNIGGRPKKYQNEEERKAASRERARRRRANQSDEDRAKEATYKRQYRAKIKKNESEDRARRQQNAESRRKQRAKASTEQVLARRMRDAAAQRLRRANESKEKAGERRKCDAEARRLRRRLIINCEGETVKHTRMLTGEELCDVSTIE; translated from the exons ATGGAAGTAAAAGAGGAACCAAGTGATTTTTcggaagaatatatgataaaagATAATATTGAATTCTCTCTTATTGGATTTCCATATTCGGTTAAAAATGAGATATCGGAAGATTTATTTGAGGCAGATTTACCTAATACacatacaaataattattttgttgatGGCAACACTTTCGACAAAGTATGCATGGAAGTTGGTGTTGAAGACATCAAATTAGAGGAGCAGAATAAGACtgaaaaaataaatgttaaaaatg atATTGTAATAAAAGATGAAATTAAGGAAGAGTTTAATGAATATGGGCAAATACATATAGAGAATCACTTTGTTTTTGAAGACTTTAAGGATGAACCAGGAAAAGGATATTATTCAG GTAATTCGAGGAAAAATATTGGTGGGCGCCCAAAGAAGTACCAAAACGAAGAAGAAAGAAAAGCTGCTAGCAGAGAACGAGCTAGACGACGTCGAGCGAACCAATCTGATGAGGATCGAGCAAAGGAGGCAACATATAAACGCCAATATCGAgcaaaaatcaagaaaaatgaaTCAGAAGATCGTGCAAGGCGTCAACAGAATGCTGAATCTCGACGAAAGCAACGCGCCAAAGCCAGCACAGAACAAGTCTTGGCAAGACGCATGCGGGATGCTGCAGCCCAGCGTCTACGGCGTGCAAATGAAAGTAAAGAGAAGGCTGGAGAAAGACGGAAGTGTGATGCTGAGGCACGTCGCTTGCGCCGGCGACTCATCATTAACTGTGAAGGAGAAACTGTGAAACATACGAGAATGCTTACTGGGGAAGAACTCTGTGACGTGAGCACCATCGAATAG